The Eubacteriaceae bacterium Marseille-Q4139 genome has a window encoding:
- a CDS encoding stage V sporulation protein AA, with product MTGDTVYINLPQISEVHERQVHLGDIADVRCKNKAVEAKCRAVKVTSFPEKQKGKQDSVYVGSVLDLVETLEAAGSGVQVNNVGEVDFIVKYKPDKMPAMAWEWTKTAFVSAVSFCGAAFAIMTFNNDANVTDVFSKIYGTVMGQEPGGPSILEFSYSLGLAAGILVFFNHFASWKLTADPTPIEVEMRLYEESVNKAVIQNSQRKESGVDVS from the coding sequence ATGACAGGAGATACGGTTTATATCAATCTTCCCCAGATTTCAGAGGTTCATGAGCGGCAGGTGCATCTGGGCGACATTGCCGATGTCCGGTGCAAAAACAAAGCCGTGGAAGCGAAATGCCGGGCCGTGAAGGTGACGTCCTTTCCCGAAAAGCAGAAAGGAAAACAGGACAGCGTCTATGTGGGAAGCGTACTGGATCTTGTGGAGACACTGGAAGCCGCCGGCTCCGGCGTCCAGGTAAACAACGTGGGCGAAGTGGACTTTATCGTAAAATACAAGCCGGACAAGATGCCGGCGATGGCCTGGGAATGGACGAAGACGGCCTTTGTTTCCGCTGTCTCTTTCTGCGGCGCGGCCTTTGCCATCATGACGTTTAATAACGATGCCAACGTGACGGATGTGTTTTCTAAGATTTACGGGACCGTCATGGGGCAGGAGCCGGGCGGCCCGTCCATTCTGGAATTTTCCTATTCTCTGGGGCTGGCGGCAGGCATCCTGGTATTTTTCAACCATTTTGCGTCCTGGAAGCTGACGGCGGATCCGACGCCCATCGAAGTGGAAATGCGGCTTTATGAAGAAAGTGTCAATAAGGCGGTGATCCAGAACAGCCAGAGGAAGGAGTCGGGTGTGGATGTTTCTTAG
- a CDS encoding SigB/SigF/SigG family RNA polymerase sigma factor codes for MAETMELLQRAHDGDKEARDRLVMENIGLVWSIVKRFSGRGCETEDLFQIGSIGLLKAIDNFDLSMDVKLSTYAVPMITGEIRRFLRDDGMIKVSRPLKELAMKIYSARERMEFSLGREPTIEELAGQVGVSREEVAASLEAGAEVESLYRPVGKEDDGNGCLLDKLAEKSSENEKVLDKIVVKELLSGLGRQEQEIIIRRYFENQTQTKIAEDLHISQVQVSRLEKKILRQLREKLAGG; via the coding sequence ATGGCGGAGACCATGGAACTGCTTCAAAGGGCGCACGATGGGGATAAAGAGGCCAGGGACAGGCTGGTTATGGAGAACATAGGACTCGTCTGGAGCATCGTAAAACGGTTTTCCGGACGCGGTTGTGAGACAGAAGATTTATTCCAGATCGGGAGCATCGGCCTTTTAAAGGCCATCGACAACTTTGACCTTTCCATGGATGTGAAGCTCTCCACCTACGCCGTTCCGATGATTACCGGGGAAATCCGGCGGTTTCTCAGGGACGATGGGATGATTAAGGTCAGCAGGCCTTTAAAGGAGCTTGCCATGAAAATCTATTCGGCCAGGGAGCGGATGGAGTTTTCCCTGGGGCGGGAGCCGACCATCGAAGAGCTGGCGGGCCAGGTGGGGGTCAGCCGTGAGGAGGTGGCCGCGTCCTTAGAGGCCGGGGCCGAGGTGGAGTCTCTCTACCGGCCGGTAGGAAAGGAGGACGACGGGAACGGATGCCTTCTCGATAAGCTTGCGGAAAAATCATCGGAAAATGAGAAGGTGTTAGATAAAATCGTCGTAAAGGAGCTGCTTTCCGGCCTTGGCAGGCAGGAACAGGAGATTATCATTAGGCGGTACTTTGAAAACCAGACCCAGACGAAAATCGCAGAAGACCTTCACATTTCCCAGGTACAGGTATCGAGGCTGGAAAAGAAGATCCTGCGGCAGCTCAGGGAAAAGCTGGCCGGAGGATAG
- the spoIIAB gene encoding anti-sigma F factor, whose product MEKKEFMSMKMDSLSENEEFARVVMAVFASRLDPTLEEIDDIKTAVSEAVTNAVIHGYQGGEGVISLSAETCGRILTITVKDDGVGIPDVKKAMEPMFTTAPDGERSGMGFSFMEAFMDEVTVDSAPGRGTAVTMRKKIGR is encoded by the coding sequence ATGGAAAAGAAAGAATTTATGAGCATGAAAATGGACAGCCTTTCGGAGAACGAGGAGTTTGCCAGGGTTGTCATGGCCGTCTTTGCAAGCCGCCTGGATCCGACCTTAGAGGAGATCGACGACATCAAGACGGCGGTGTCAGAGGCCGTCACAAACGCCGTGATCCACGGTTACCAGGGAGGCGAGGGCGTCATAAGCCTTTCGGCCGAGACCTGCGGCCGGATCTTAACGATCACGGTAAAGGACGACGGCGTCGGAATCCCGGACGTAAAAAAGGCCATGGAGCCGATGTTTACGACGGCGCCGGATGGGGAACGCTCCGGCATGGGCTTTTCGTTTATGGAGGCGTTCATGGACGAAGTCACGGTGGATTCGGCCCCGGGCAGGGGGACGGCGGTCACGATGAGAAAGAAAATCGGCAGGTGA
- a CDS encoding anti-sigma factor antagonist (This anti-anti-sigma factor, or anti-sigma factor antagonist, belongs to a family that includes characterized members SpoIIAA, RsbV, RsfA, and RsfB.) codes for MEPSFIYEAKGQTLIIHLPKELDHHNCRNLRYETDLLMAENYISRVIFDFSRTEFMDSSGVGILLNRYKQMKAGGGTSCFYGAGPQVLRILKISGILGLMSRYETKEGALAG; via the coding sequence ATGGAACCATCATTTATCTACGAAGCGAAGGGACAGACGCTTATCATCCATCTTCCCAAGGAACTAGACCACCACAACTGCCGGAACCTCCGGTACGAGACGGATCTTCTCATGGCGGAAAACTACATTTCCCGGGTGATTTTCGATTTTTCCCGCACGGAATTCATGGACAGCTCCGGCGTCGGGATCCTGTTAAACCGCTATAAACAGATGAAGGCCGGCGGCGGGACGTCCTGTTTTTACGGGGCGGGGCCGCAGGTTTTAAGGATTTTAAAAATTTCCGGCATTTTAGGGCTCATGAGCCGGTATGAGACAAAAGAAGGGGCGCTTGCCGGCTGA